A region of the Oncorhynchus clarkii lewisi isolate Uvic-CL-2024 chromosome 4, UVic_Ocla_1.0, whole genome shotgun sequence genome:
CCTTGAGTTGGACCAGCCCCTCCCCCAGTAAATTTTAGATCTGTCCCTAACAAATATTTCACACACTTTTCTCAAGTAGTGACTTATGCTTCTGTAATAAATGAGTGATTTAATGTGCTAATCAAAGCGATCCTTTGATTTTGGTGTATTTGATTTATATCTTGACATTGTTCTAGGTGTTTCCGTGTTCAGCACATACATTACATTGCCATTCGCTGCAGTTTCATAAGCATCACAGTTGGATATATTGTTTTTCAACGCTCCTAGTCCTAAACGGATTGGTCCATGTCGACCTCTGGGGTAGGGGTCAGTGGATGTGTTTCCGCCTCCCCTGATGCTGgcttctgattggctgacagcagtgCTCCCACACTCCCACAGTACAGCAAGGAGCGCATCGGCCACTTCTGTCAGGACAGGAGACATGTTAAACTTCAGTTAGTCTGTATGATTGTAATAAGTCATACCAAATTAAAACTCTTTGTGAATGTCAGAGATAATGTAAGAATTAGTAATGCCTGCTGTGGACAGTGCTGTTACACTACAATTCATGTCTGATTTTAACTGAGCATCTGGACAGATCAAGGTTATAAGCTATGATAACCAAGGAACGAAAAAGATAAGCACCCAGGTAGTTTGATGTCACCAACCTTGACTGGGTGGAGGTAGCCCCCTGCCCTGGGGGGCACTGTGAGTTCAGATAGAGCCCCGCCCTGGTCCAGGGTCTCAGTAAGATGGGCGATGTAGTCGGTGGCCAGGACCAGGACGTCCAGCTTGGAGAGCTTGGTGTCACGGGGGACGGAGGGCAGGGCTGCCTGCAGGCTGTGGAAGGCCTGGCGGAGGTTACGTACACGGCTCCTTTCCCTGGCCGCGTTCTCTGGGGAGTGTTGGGACTTCATAGCCCTGCTGGGCTGCACACCCGTCACACCCCCAGACCTCATTACATGTTTCATTACATTTACAGGGTAAATGAGAAATAAATGACATACCAATTAATGTAACATTTAAAGAGCCAGAGAGCGCTATAAAAATCAGTTTCCATACCacaagcagtggtgtaaagtaaaaacactttaaagtactactttaaatgtttttggggctatctgtactttactatttatatttatgccaacttttacttcactacattccaaaagcaaataatgtactttttactccatacattttccctgacacccacaaGTACTTGTTaaattttgacaggaaaatgatccaattcacacatgagaacatccctggtcaacccaaccacctctgatctggcagattcactaaacacaaatgcttcatttgtaaatgagtgttggagtgtgccatcCGTCAAACCatctggttttcttaatataaggaatttgaaatgatttatacttttgatacttaagtatatttaaaaccacatacttttagacttttactcaagtagtattttactgggtgacttttacttgagtaattttctattaagggatCTTTACTTTGACTCAAggatgacaattgagtacttttcccaccactgaccACAAGATCTGATGTGTAAAGTTGAATCTGCAAATACCTAACGTAAATCGTCTTAACATTGTCCAGACATCAACAATAAAGGAGTTCAGTAATTCAGAAATAATTCACAATTTCATTTCGTAGAGCTACTTAACATGAACAAAAGCTGAGAGGACCTTCCAAATACTTAATTACTTTCCAGCTATAACCCTGAGGTGTGCATCTACtgtgttctgtagaggtttaACTCACCCACTTCTTAGGATCCCTACGTGGCTGCGGTGCCCTCAGACTGTCCACTTAACTCAAGAGCAACCAGCTCCAGCCACCCAGACACCCTACTGAAAACCAACCGAGACCCAAAGCTCGCCTGCTTTCTGACCGCAGCTCCCCAGCCCCTCTAACAATCTCCAGTCACAGCTTCTCCGCTGCGCATCGTGGTCCTatgtcctccctctcccaccatccctttctttctccggctctctttccctccccttgCCTTATCTGGTGAGGTCCTGTGGGGATCTCAAGCGGCCCTTATCTCCCCCACCCACACCTCCCCCGGGTGTGCTCTGCCAAGGGGAGCAGCCTCAGAGTAATGGGGTGGCCCAGGGCAGGACACAGGGCTTGGGAAACACCAGGGCCTGGCAGCAGCTGGAGGAACCTCCGGTCTCCCTGCCATAATAGACAACTAGGAGGATGGTACTGCACTTGGTACCATCATCATACCATTTTTGGGTATTAAACCTTGAATGGGGACCAAGGCCACATATCTTAGGTGTGATTCCATAGACATTAGCAGAAAGACAGAACAAGAATTGAATTTAAATGTTTATTAATATAATTTGTAGATTAGTTTCTGAAATAAATGCAAACTGCTATTTATGGAATGCTATAACATTGTAAATAACAAcagaacaggtgatcagaataaAACACACATTTCAGTCTCTGGCAACTATtgcaaaaaataaaacatatctgATATTTTGTCCATCATTTGATAACCACTCAGAGCTAGACTATGCCAGTAATCAAAACATAACTATCTGTGCTCTCCTCAACATTGATTCAGGAACAACCTTCACGAAATTGTCTTCTATTCACTCTTCTCAATTGGTCCATGGATCATTTCCTAACTAGAGAGTAAGTTGAGGAACACTTTTCTTCCCCATCTCATTGGTAGTAGTCATTGGGAGGCTTTACTGTACTATATTAGCCTGgtcacagatctgtttgtgtAGTCTTGTCACATATCCTTCCTCCAGGATTTCATGGGGATCCTTTGTGATATTTGCAGGCAAAAATGCTTGATTTTGCTGGAGCAATTCTGACATTCTGCTTGCTTGGCAATATGCAATGATTTTGTCCAATTTGTCATGGAAATGCGCTGATCAGGGGAAAAGTTTGTTGACGTGTGGCTTGATTGAACCACATAATGCAGCAAAATGTGCGGTGATTGGTTGAAATTGCAAGCCCTATTTTTGTACTGCGGTGATGGGTCAGTTTTATGCGATAATATTGCAATGATTTTACTGTTTTAAGCAGAAATAGTGCGGTGATCGAGTTGCGATCGCAGAATCCTGGAGGGACAGTCATATGGTCGTTGTCATGccaaaacagcacaaacagatctgtgacATGGCTAGAATCATTTCCAGATGTGTGTAAAAAGGCAGCTATGGCAGAGGATTCTCTCTATGGGTTTATCAGGAAGTAACTTCACATGTCACTGCTATTGTAATACCAGTGCTCGCTGACCTAGCATCTGGTGCCGTTTGGTAAACAGGAAAGGCAGACGTGCAGAGCGATCACTTCATCTTCTCCTGCATCTTGGTGAAGTTCTGGATGTCCTGGGCCATGAGTTCTGGCTCCTCCATGGCGGCGAAGTGTCCTCCTCGGGCCATGGGCGTGAAGGTCTTCAGCTCGCGGTACTTCTGCTGCACCCACAGCTTGGGGGTGTGCATCAGCTCGTTGGGGAAGCAGGCAAAACCGGTGGGCACGTGCACTGGCATCCTGGGTAGAGAGGGAGTGAATACGTGCAAAACATAAATTGAGTTTGTCCTTTCTACTTCAATAGCATCACTTACCAGGACAAAGTTATTTATGTTCTGAAGGTGGAGCTCCTCGTGCTAGTTAGACTATTACATAGCACAAACATAGATATTacacagcacaaacagatatTCCATAGCAACATTCCACTGACTTTGAGTGTGGCTGGTCAAGACCCTTGCTGAAGTTCTCCTTGTAGAAGCGCATAGAGGAGATGATGCAGCCAGATGTCCAGTAGATCATCACGTTGGTCAGCAGGTCATCCAGACTGAACTTCCTGCAAGGAAAGAGAGGTGCCAAAAAAACAAAGACCATAAAACTGGACATGGTAATCTGATGAAGAAGCCTTTTGAATACTAACCAACTATCCTATTCTACAACAACGGCTGTGGTTCAGGTCTAAGACGTTCTACCTCGTAAGTCCTCCGTCATCCAGGTTCCTGAAGTCATTGTCAGTCCAGGTGGAGAACTTCTCCAAGATATAGGCAGCAAGACCCACCGGAGAATCATTCAACGCTCGACCTAATAGAAAGAGATCAGACATGATACAGCACAGTTTCTTATTCCTGGGCCTGGTCTATACAGAAGCAACAGTTAAAGCTGTGTGTAGCCCAGAACGCTTCCCCTTCTAAACTGGTTCCATCTCTTACCCACAGTGTCAGGCTTGGTGGCCTGGATGTGCATGTATCCTGACTCCTTGACAGACTCCACCACTAGGTTCTGCACAACGGGGTAGATGCGCTGAATGTCGTGTTCGTTGAAGCCAAACAGCTTGGGGAAACTGCGGCCCAGCATTATAGACAGAACCACGGGCAGGCCCGGTTTGGAGGGGGGAGCAAAGTTGAGATGTAAGCCTTTGATTATTCTGGGGCGAAAAaaatcagagaggagagatgaagtaCAACAAACATTGAATCTGAGTCAAACTGAGGCTTTTTCACTTCCTATTCATTCACCCATAAAACATTATCATGCATTCTAAATCCCATAAATATGGAGGCAAACATAATATTGGATATGTCTCCCATGGCTTAAGATAAGATCTGGCCatatttctgtgtctgtctgtcttacttgGGCTCCAGCTGGGCCATGTTGGTAGTGACGATCCATCCCCAGTCTCCTCCATGAGCATAGAACTGTTGGAAGCCCAGTCTCTTCATCAGCTTGTGGAACACACGGGCCGCACACACCGAGTCAAAACCTGCAACATAAACAGAATCATTCATTTGAGAAAATGAATATAAAGTCACTGAATATAATGTTCATCTGGCAGAAATGCTTTGTTAGATTCAATAGGCTGGGCATATGTGACCCTTAACCTCAGACAGGACTCTAACCACTTACCTTTCTTATGTGGAGCCTCGGAGAAGCCGTACCCAGGGATGGAAGGACACACCACCTCAAACACGATGTCGTCTGGGTTGGAGGGTTGAGTCAGGAGGGGTATCATCCTGTAGAACTCGTAGAAAGAGCCTGGCCAGCCGTGCACCATGAGCAGAGGCACAGCAGTCACGCCCTCAGGGAGGTTCTTGGGCCGCACATGGACGTAGTGGACATCAATGCCTGAGacatcatcaaatcaaactttatttgtcacatgccgaatacaacaagtatagactttaccgtgaaatgcttacttacaagcagtgcagttcaagaagaagaaaatatttaccaagcagACTAACACAAaaagaataacgaggctatatacagggggcacaggtaccgagtcagtgtgtgggggtacaggctagttgaggtaatctgtacatgtaggtgggggcgaagtgactatgcataggtaataaaacagcgagtagcagcagtgtacaaaacggaggaggggggggggggtcaatgtaaattgtccggcgccggttttatgaattgttcagcagtcttatggcctgggggtagaagctgttgaggagccttttggtcctagacttggcgctctggtaccgattgccgtgcggttgcagagaaaacagtctataacttgggtgactggagtctgacaattttatgggctttcctctgacaccacctagtatataggtcctggatggcaggaagcttggcccagtgcgcactaccctctgtagcgccttacggtcagatgccgagcagttgccataccaggcggtgatgcaaccggtcaggatgctctcgatggtgcagctgtagaaccgtttgaggatctggggacccatgcaaaatcttgtctcctgagggggaaaaggttttttcgtaccctcttcacgactgtcttggtgtgtttggaccatgatagtttgttggtgatgtggacaccaaggaacatgaaactctcgacccgttccactacagccccgtcgatgttaatgggggcctgttcggtgctccttttcttgtagtccacgatcagctcttttgacttgctcacattgagggagaggtggttgtcctggcaccacactgcaagttctctgacctcctccctataggccgtctcatcgttgtcggtgatgttgtctcgtcagcaaacttaatgatggttttggagttgtgtttggccacgcagtcatgggtgaacagggagtacagcaggagACTAAGTTAcacacctctgaggggccccagtgttaaggatcagcgtggcagacgtgttgttgccttcccttaccacctgggggcggcccgtcaggaagtccaggatccagttgcagagggaggtgtttagtcccagggtccttagcttagtgatgtgcTTTGTGGATACTatagtgttgaacactgagctgtagtcaatgaatagcattctaaaataggtgttccttttgagAAAAAGAAGTGTGGAGAAAAAGGTGAGAAAAagaagtgtggagtgcgattgagtcatctgtggatctgttggggtggtatgtgaattggagtgggtctagggtgtccgggaggatgctgctgatgtgagtcatgaccaacctttcaaagcacttcatggctacatgaGTGCCACAgagcagtaatcatttaggcaggttaccttctcttccttgggcacagggactatggtggtctgcttgataCAGTTAGTTAGTTATGTTATATTTACTGGCAGCCAATAGATCTGCTTGTTCAGTCTCATCTTGTTCTATACATAACTGATCCATCTCTACACACCATCTCACCTTCAATGTTGGTTTTGTAATGTGGGAATTTGTTCAGTTTTTCCACTTGTCTCCTCCAGTCAAAGTCACGTCTCCAGTAGGTGACCACCTTCTGCAGATAGTGGGAGTTGAAGCCGTAGTTGAACTGGCTGTCCTCTAGAGAGGGGAAGGGTCGGGTCTGGTCTATTCGCCTGTACAGGTCCTGGGTGGAGCATTGAGCATGAGGTTAAACTAAAGACTGTTGCATAAGCCTTAACTCTCTAAGAGCTCGGCCCTCTAGGCCCATAATCCCCCACCTCACCTCCAACTCCTCGTCATCTGTTTGGACTGTGTAGGGGCGAATGCTGAGATCTTCTTCCCCAGCCATGGGAGTCCCCTCCCCCCACCAGCCATCCTCACTCTTCAGCTGATGCCTCTTACTCCTCTGCACCAGGAAGTAGACCACTCCTCCCACCACCAGGGCTAACAGAATCTCTGTAAACATTGTACTGCCTTCTGGGTTACCCAGTGAACAGAATAAACAAAATCGGGGACAGCAGACATGTTACAATGCACGCCTTTCATAATGCCATTCACTGTCCTTATATGTAATGCTTAGTAGTGAGTAAATGAATAGTTTTTGTTTGGAGGCTATGTGTATCATGTCATTTATAACAGAAAAATACATCGGCAACACCTGAAATGTATGGTTACCAGCACAACAGACTTGACTACTTTATCCATTATGCAAACAAATTGCTACTGAAAAATTATGACAATTGACCAGCGGTTAGCAGACAATGTGAAAAATAGAACAAAAGTACTGGAGCACTGTTGTTGCACAGAATTCTGTTCTGAAAGGATTAGGTAAAGAATGGAGTGGACAAGGTCCCATAGTAACAATTCATTGGGGTCAAAATGCATGACAAAGCTTTTCTCTAGCCGGCCTCTGATACCATAACTTTCATGGAGAACTTAGAAACATAGATCTGATTTCGTTGTGAGCATCTCTTTATAGATAGACACAACTTGTTTTTCACCTGACAGAAAGTTATATAAATATATCCATACAGCAAATCAGAAATCTTCTGATGACAAATTATAAAATGAAAGTAGTGAGCCCTAGAAGATCCCTCCATGGGGGCCCAGACAAAAACTTTTTCTGGAACAAGCAGATGGCAACCAGCAAAAACAGGCCTGTGATGAGAGCTGACTGAGGTTATACTTCAAAATGCCTAGGGCAACACATTTACAATGGTGGCAACTTGGCATGCATAGTTAATACAACATAACTTGTCTGCTCTGCTATGCTATGCCTGATTGTTGTCCAATACTGCAGCTGTTCCTAAAAACAGGTCCAGTTATGCACTAATCTGACTAGACAGGCAACCAATTGAAAAACAAAGATTGCATTGAGATGACTGGAATTACAAGTACGGTATGAAGCGTATTCAATGTTGAATCTATTCACAGATCATTCCtaacatatttatatatttcagATAACAGTTGGGTAGGCCTACAATGGATATGCTACAATAACCAATATAAACAAGTAGGCTACCGTACGCACTGCTTTCCAAAATGGTTACCAAATTACCCCAAAATATACTTAATTAAGGGGACATAGGCCTACTAATATTATTTTGTCAAATTCTAGCATTCCATTTCTATGCACGCACCGATATTTCGTCACAACAATCCAAACTTTACACCTTTCAAATGTGTTTCATTAGTCTCAATATCCTACATGATCGATTAATACATTATCGATAAGAAAGACATATCGACCAAGAATACTTTTAGCGCTATTCTTTCAGGTATTATTAAAAGCAAGAGTTAATCTTACTTGTTGCTGTTCCACAAGATGCCGTGTCAATTCTCCCGTCCGCCAGTTTACAGTGTCGAAAGAGACCAGTGGTTCGTGGGAAATGTAGTTCTTGTCTACTGGACTCAAACCAGTGCAAATTTTGGTCACGTTCAGTTGTCAAACATTCTCGAACTTTGCAGATAGAAATTCCACGAATAGAGCTGACGTGATTCCGTATTCTCCATGTCAGaagcatgtttgttctacatagaCTATTTCTATTATGAACGTTATAAAAATGTATAccgactctacacacacacaatcatcatATAAGCTGCTGCTATTCTGTTGATCTAAAATcctgcctagtcaccttaccccttaccttatacatatatatagctctgcagcctggtctcagactagacgtaacatagtaagagtaaatccgggacactcaaattggtatgatatgttatgtttggtatggttacgtaAGACAGGTGGTTACTTAATGCAAAAAGGGTGGTTGGTCGGGATGGATACAGGGCGTATAATGCGAACGTCTATCAACCGAAAGGTTAcaagtttgaatctcatcacagacaagtTTAGAATTTctgcaacttttcaactacttactaatttttagctactttgcaactacttgatgatagcatgctagctaacatCTACAGACGACTTTAGCATTTTCGCTAATTAGCGACTTTCAACCACTTACTACTTACTACatgctacttagcatgttagctaacccttcaccttaccttaacccttttagctaacccttagcctaactcctaaacttaagcCTAGCTTTAACCTGAACCCCTAGCCTAACTAACATTAGCTACCTAGTTCAAATTCGTAATatatacattttgcaaattcgcaACATCATACGAAATGCGCggtggacatccacaaatgaatacatactattcgaaatgtaacatatcatactaaatggagtgtcttggaTTTAAGTACAGAATAATAGGAAATGATCTGATAGAACTATAGATCCAGTACCCCCCCCTGCACATTGTAcgtatggtactggaactgaccctgtatatagtatgtttgcGTACTTTATCGTGTTCCTATTTCTTATTTATATCGCTTGTGTTTTTGTTCTGCCTTATTTTTAATATtatattgttattgattactgcattgttggggttagagtttgcaagaaaggcatttcactgtacttgtggaTGTGACATTAAATCTTGAAATGTCCCCAAAAAAACATGCTACACAAGGTGGGATCTATTTGTGTTAGTTAAATCAATCATGCGAGAACAGTCGATGGAAAcgcttttatgcgcaaatattgatataaccatcatcatatcgaagtaaacttgggagTCAAGCAATGacatgtgtggtcctcccactacgactcatcAGGAAAGCTACAGATTAAATCAATTGTGAACTTCACAGCGTGGTGAAAgggcaaggtgatgagcttgatgctcctttccaaaaaATTGTGAAGgttttattctggtgacatgatcatcgatgcttggctgccgtttgacaaataaaataatccataataatctcatcatgtaggctatgtATCTGCGTGCTGATGGCCATATAACGCAAAACAACAAATTGTGAGAGAACCATCGGTACAGCCAAAAaagcgatggaaacccatttaacatgtttaaaaaataaatacattttttttttgtgttttttttttttaatcggtaCATGGGAACTTAACCACAAAATGTATTTGtgcactacagtgccttcagaaagtattcagaccccttgactctacTATAcatttacgttacagccttattctaaaattgattacataaataaaaatcctcagcaatctacacacaatcccccataatgacaaagcaaaaacaggtttagacatgtttacaaatgtatataaaaaaaacataccttataagtattcagaccttttgctatgagactcaatgtagcttaggtgcatcctgtttccattgataatccttgaaatgtttctacaacttgattggagtccacctgtggtaaattcaattgattggacatgatttggaaagacacacagttttctatataaggtcccacagttgacagggcatgtcagagcaaagaccaagccatgaggtcgaaggaattgtccgtagagctccgagacaggattgtgtcaaggaacagatttggggaagggtaccaaaaatgtatgcagcattaaaggtcccaaagaacacaggaGCCTCcttcgttcttaaatggaagaagtttggaaccaccaagactcttccttgagctggccgtctggccaaactgagcaaatgggggagaagcgccttggtcagggaggtgaccaacatggtcactctgacagagctccagagttcctcaaccatctccgcagcactccaccaatcaggcctttatggtagagtggccagaccgaagccactcctcagtgaaaggcacgaCAGAacactttgagtttgccaaaaggcacctaaagactctcagaccacgagaaacaagattctctggaggcctgaatgccaagcgtcacatctggaggaagcatcatgtttttcagaggcagggactgggagacaagtcaggatcgagacaaagataaacagagcaaagttcagatatccttgatgaaaacccgcTCAGGACTTCCgactgggtcgaaggttcaccttccaacaggacatcgacactaagcacacagccaagacaacgcaggagtcccttcaggaaaagtctctgaatgtccttgagtggcccagccagagctcggaccgaatcgaacatctctgtagagacctgaaaatagctgtgcagcgacactccccttCCAACCggacagaccttgagaggatctgcagagaatgggagaaactccccaaatacaggtgtgccaagcttgtagtgtcacacccaagaagactcaagactgttGAATCACCTAATGCAGTGattacaaagtactgagtaaagggtctgaatacttatgtaatgtaatgtttttttttaaacaactacttttgctttgtcattatggggtattgtgtaaactgatgagggggaaaaatctatttaatcaattttaggggtctgaatactttcagattgcactctcaccacacacacagtcttatctgcattacttgctgtttgtggttttaggctgggtttctgtatagcacttgaACATCTGCTGTAAAAAGTGCTTTATAAATATTTGATTGAATTTGATGGATGGTGGGAAATTGGacattgtttttatgcagatttacaaatatttgcatgaaaatctgttgccaattggatgaaAACCTACATAGCTAGTGACCTGGTTTGAGGACAAATTATTAAATGATTAAATAATGTCCAAAAATCTGGCATTCTTGATGAATAAAGATAAATCTGAAGACATTCAGGAGGGCCGTTATGGCAGCTTGATCAGCAGCGATATGGGGAGACATTGATTTTAATGTATGATTAAATGTCAATCTTTCAGAAAGTTGATAGATGTTGGCTGTTGAGGTATataaacatttattgagtaatgCAATAATATGCAAAGTTGACTAAGTGGCATTGGAGGCATTGTTCTTTCACTGAACTAGCAATCAAAAGGACCTGCTTCATTCATGGTCACCTCAACATGGTCATGAACATTTCTCTTTGTGGAAATGGACATTTTAAAAAAGCATAACAAAAATATATCTAACCATATAAATAAATAGACATGCGTCTCTCCATCTTAAAACTGAAATTAAATACAAGCTCTTTAAAAGAACTCCAGCAAATACCTCTTCAGAGCACCGAAGGTTACGCTCGCCATTTTCATGTTTGATTCCACCAACCCTCCCATttcccctcccttccttctcACGATCCAATGTAGTCATTCCAGCTCTGTTCTCTTCCATTGTTTGTAATATTAACAAACCACAGTACAGACTCAAAGGAGAGTTAACACAACTAAGGGGTTCAGTCCGTTTCCATGGCACCACTTTCCTTGGACACCATAAGCCTCATCAGTTTGCCATGCAGTTTCTCGATCTTCTTCACGTCCTGGGCCTGGTCCGTCTTGTATTGTAAACACTGCAATGGAACAGAATGAGTCGTGGATTaggtagagggaaacagacatgaGGCAAATATTTtatatacaaaaaataaataaacatgtctCAAAAGTCTTAAGCAACTGCTTCGTTTGCCTAATAGAGCTCCACAGTGGTGTTGTCATATTACCCATTAAGCCTAGCGGTTAAATCAGGAATATGGTTCCAAACGTGATTAGGATTATGCCTGGCTCttagtcagcgttccaattcaccccaaaggtgtttgatagggttgaggtcagaagtctgtgcaggccagtcaagttcttccacactgatcgacaaaccatttctgtatggaccccgCTTTGTGCATGTCATGcttaaacaggaaagggccttccccaaactgttgccaaaaagttggaagcacagaatcgtctcattgtagcgttaagatttcccttcactggaactaaaaacagccccagaccattattcttcctccaatACACTTCACAGTTGGCACTACTGTAGTCGGGCAGTTAACGTTTACCTGGaatccgccaaactcagatttgtccgtcggactgccagatggtgaagcgtgattcaatACTCCAGAGAACAAGCTTCCACTGGTCCCGAGTCCAATAgctgcaagctttacaccactccagccgacacttggcattgcacatggtgatcttaggcttgcgtgcggctgctcggccatggaaacacatttcataaagctcccgattaacagttattgtgttgacttccttccagaggcagtttggaactcggtagtgagtattgCACCGGAGGACAGgtgatttacattttttttttaaatgacacactacgtgcttcagcactcagcggtccctttctgtgagcttgtatggcctaccactttgcggctaagtcattgttgctcctagaggttgccacttcacaataacagcacttacagttgaccggggcagctctagcaggccaGAAATatgaagaactgacttgttggaaagatggaaTCCTATGACAGTACCACGTTGAAAGTAAccaagctcttcagtaaggccattctgctgccaatgtttggctctggagattgcatggccgtgtgccctattctatacacctgtcagcaacaagtgtggctgaaatagctgaagcta
Encoded here:
- the LOC139407169 gene encoding epoxide hydrolase 1-like produces the protein MLLTWRIRNHVSSIRGISICKVRECLTTERDQNLHWFESSRQELHFPRTTGLFRHCKLADGRIDTASCGTATKGSTMFTEILLALVVGGVVYFLVQRSKRHQLKSEDGWWGEGTPMAGEEDLSIRPYTVQTDDEELEDLYRRIDQTRPFPSLEDSQFNYGFNSHYLQKVVTYWRRDFDWRRQVEKLNKFPHYKTNIEGIDVHYVHVRPKNLPEGVTAVPLLMVHGWPGSFYEFYRMIPLLTQPSNPDDIVFEVVCPSIPGYGFSEAPHKKGFDSVCAARVFHKLMKRLGFQQFYAHGGDWGWIVTTNMAQLEPKIIKGLHLNFAPPSKPGLPVVLSIMLGRSFPKLFGFNEHDIQRIYPVVQNLVVESVKESGYMHIQATKPDTVGRALNDSPVGLAAYILEKFSTWTDNDFRNLDDGGLTRKFSLDDLLTNVMIYWTSGCIISSMRFYKENFSKGLDQPHSKMPVHVPTGFACFPNELMHTPKLWVQQKYRELKTFTPMARGGHFAAMEEPELMAQDIQNFTKMQEKMK
- the LOC139408038 gene encoding transcription factor 23-like; protein product: MRSGGVTGVQPSRAMKSQHSPENAARERSRVRNLRQAFHSLQAALPSVPRDTKLSKLDVLVLATDYIAHLTETLDQGGALSELTVPPRAGGYLHPVKKWPMRSLLYCGSVGALLSANQKPASGEAETHPLTPTPEVDMDQSV